Within the Pseudomonas oryzae genome, the region GCCGGGGTACGGCAGGACTTCAAACCGGGTTCGCCGCAGACCTGGGCCGCCTTCGGCGTGCAGGGCATGCCGCTGTATGGGGTGGAAACCGAGGCGACCGCCTTCCTGGGCGAAGGGGGGCAGAGTGCTGCACGCCTGAGTGCCGAGTACGACATCCTGCTGACCAACCGCCTCATCCTGCAGCCAGTCGCTGAAGTCAATCTGTTCGGCCGCAATGATGAGGAGCGTGGCGTCGGCTCGGGCCTTAGCGACACTCAGCTTGGCCTGCGCCTGCGCTACGAGATTCGCCGCGAATTTGCTCCATACATTGGGGTGAACTGGACCCGCGCCTACGGCAACACCGCCGACCTGCTGCGTGAAGAGGACGAGGATGTCAGCGAGGCGCGTTTGGTGGCTGGTGTCCGAATCTGGTTCTGAGAGATCAAATGAAATGAAAAGAACTATAAAAACCCTGACGCTGGCCAGCCTTGTTGCAGCAGTAGTTGGTGCCGGCGTCGTGTATTCCGGCGTTATCAACGTGGGGGCTGATGACCCGCATTTCCCAGCAATTCATGCGCTGCTGAACACTGCGCGCGAGCGTTCGATTGCTGTGCGAGCCAGGGATGTCGAGGTTCCCAATCTCGCCGATGAAAAGATGATTCGATCAGGCGCCGGTAACTACAACTCGATGTGTGTCGGTTGCCACCTGGCTCCAGGGGTGAGTGAAACCGAACTCAGCCAGAGCCTTTATCCAGCTCCGCCCGACTTGAGTAAGGTGGGAGCTAATGGCAACCCTGCAGCCACATTCTGGATCATCAAGCATGGGATCAAGGCTTCGGGCATGCCTGCCTGGGGCAAGAGCATGGGCGATGAGTATATATGGGGAATGGTGGCCTTCCTGGAGCAGTTGCCGAAGCTTGATGCGCAGGAATACCAAGCATTGGTGGCGAGCAGCGCCGGTCACCAGCATGGCGGTGGCGAAACCATAATGCACGATCATGAAGGGCAGCATAACGCTCAGGATACAGGCGCCCCAGGGCATCATGAGGTAAGCCAGGAGAGGCATCATGCTGGAGAAATGACTGCTCCTCATCATGGCTCAGGGGATGCAAGCAGCTCTTCCGCCGCCATGCCTCCGCCAATGGTCCATACCCACGCCGATGGGAAAGAGCACGTCCATGGACACTAGCTGCCAGATCCAGTAACCGCTGGATCTGCCTTGGCGTTCCTACGAGGTATGTGAGAGTCCGTAATAGTGAGGGTTCGGCGATGGGTTTTGGGGGAATTAGTAT harbors:
- a CDS encoding c-type cytochrome, which translates into the protein MKRTIKTLTLASLVAAVVGAGVVYSGVINVGADDPHFPAIHALLNTARERSIAVRARDVEVPNLADEKMIRSGAGNYNSMCVGCHLAPGVSETELSQSLYPAPPDLSKVGANGNPAATFWIIKHGIKASGMPAWGKSMGDEYIWGMVAFLEQLPKLDAQEYQALVASSAGHQHGGGETIMHDHEGQHNAQDTGAPGHHEVSQERHHAGEMTAPHHGSGDASSSSAAMPPPMVHTHADGKEHVHGH